From the genome of Opitutus sp. ER46:
AGGTCGTCGCCCACGCCGTCCGCCACCTGCCCGAGGATCTGGCGTTTCGGGCCTTGCACGTTTCACCGACGAAACGCCACCCTTGACACCCCCCGTGTGCTCAGGCACCTGTGACCCTCTTTTTTTCCAAAGATCATGAAACCGACATTCCGCCCACACCGCAAAAAGCGCGCCCGCCAGATCGGCTTCCGCGCCCGCATGGCCACCCGCGGTGGTCGCAAAGTTATCAATTCCC
Proteins encoded in this window:
- the rpmH gene encoding 50S ribosomal protein L34, with translation MKPTFRPHRKKRARQIGFRARMATRGGRKVINSRRAKGRKRLTVV